agcgacaggcgaagcatgcacggaaaagcagcacggcgaagcagtccaccgcaaacaatcacaaaaataaaggcatgcgaagcagcactgtccccttatcttaagtccagtcagtggccgcgggtctttttagcagttgtcctccggtgatgagaacagagggggctctaaacagctctgtgttaagcctgatttatggttccgcgttaaatcgacgcagagcctacgccgtagggttcagcgtacggtgcgcgtcgccgcgtaactctgcgccgtaggctctgcgtcggtgtaatgcggaaccataaatcagcctttatggtgcgctggagaggagaggaggcagggagcagggtggagggggcggtgatttagcgggtctatacgtataggtccgccaccaaaccagatgcgccgtttttgcataattgtgcggaaaatcccagaaagcacacaatacactgaatgttaaaagttcgttttttttgggtgtaattgatgtcaagacacccaacaaaacacaaaaaatcaagaaaaatttgtttttcatgtcacaatccctttaagccTGGGCTTGAGGACATTGCATTCATGGCAGGGAAAGGGTGTTTGCTCTGTCACATATCATCTTTCCAGCAGTTAAGAGTGAAAATGTAATTGTCAAAATTCACACTTCTATAGATTTTTACAGCTGCAATACTTTATTGAAGCCTCTGTCCCACATTATGAAGTGACGACTCAGCATTCAGTCCTTGACAGCTTTTAGTCAAACATTTACTAGAGGTGCTGTTACTTGCCAATACAGTGTTTTATTCAATGTAAATAGTCCATCTGATGACAAAAAGCAGTGGCAAGAAGAATTGGGGGTGGACATTACTGGTGAGGTTTAGCAAAAATGCATTAAGAATACACATTTCAATTATTGCTAAACATAATTTGATCCAATTCAAGGTGGTGTTTAAGATGCACTTTCCCCCCACCCAATGAAAAAATTGAAATAAGGATTTTAAAGCACTCTGTTAAGTGCTCTAAGGACCAAGAGACtttggctcatgttttttttccaatgtcAAAAATTACAGCTCGTTTGGTATCACTTGTTTGATTTTCCGGCTGGGGCAATTGGTAGGGAGTTCCCATGAACCCCCATCACAGTGTTGTTTGTGGTGACTGAAGCAGGTTGTGCGATGTACAAGAAAGAGGAACAGGTCGTGTCATGGACCACAGTAGTGGCCAGAAAGGTGATATTGCTCTGGTGGAACTCAGATAAGCCCCCTTCCTTTGAAATGGGGTtgagagaataaaaaaatgtaatttatgtaCACACTTCGAAATGCCACCTGTGGTCTAGTAAAGCCCTCCCTTTCTTGTGTGTATATTTGGGAGGTGGTTGTTATAAGtgtatttttcattttggtaatctgataaaaatattaaaataggaAACAAAATTCACCCCtgagagttgtcatggatgtaaaATCAATCAATGAGACCAAAATGGTTCTTTAAATAAGGCTGTGAATATGTTTCTTTCTGCTCTAAACTTGAACATATCATGGGAGTCAAATGAGATTGAGTCGCTATTGGAACCAGTCTCTAGTGGCCAGTCAAAGAACTGCAACAAATGTAATTTTCGCGTGAAACTCGACCTGGAATTTAGAAAGTAAGTGGTTGGATTCAGAGAGTATTTATTAGAAAAGGATCCATTGAATGAACTAATGACATACTAAGGACAAACCATGGCGTTGTTGGTCATAGGTCATGTGATTTCCTCGTAGGGGACACAAGTGTTCAATCAATGCTTCACCTGGTACGTGCTCGACACATTCATTCTTATTTAATTTTTCCCAACGTTGGCGACAGGCATCTACCTTAAAGTTGCATTCCCACCTACTGGACTAGAGGTGGAAAATAGTGGATCAGCAGATTGGAAAAAACATAAGAAACTGAATTCTCtcaaatgatttttattttttttattttaactttattttaccaggttagtcccattgagatctatgatctctttttcaagggagacCTGACCAAAACAGTGCCAGTAAataagttacaatacttaaaaacaGTGACAAGTACCAACaaagtcatttaaaaatgtatttgtaagagctttaaaatcagacaatgaGACTAATGTGTCTAATAAActgagactaaaaatgagactaaTAAACCTGTCTTCTTCAGATAATTCAGTAAGTGCTTGTCTGTCATTGCCCTCTCATTCCAGTAATACATGACACACAGACTCAATTTGattctgatatatatatatatatatatatatatatatatatatatatatatatatatatatatatatattctcctCTCTTCCGATTCTGCCCTATATTTGATCAAATTGTCTGGCAGTGTCATTCATGTCCCAGTTTTCTTGCCACCGAGAGACCAGATTGTTGATTGACATCACCTGAGAGAGCTTGAGTACAAAGAGTGTATAAAAACAGGATGCTGAGCTTTGATCCAGCATGAGCTGCATTTTATTTAGTGTAACCAGCCGTTTGTTAAGCTCATCGGTCACAGTCAGGACACTGCTTCAGAATGGGTAATGGTTTGTCTTGTGTCTCTTGGTGActgcttgttatttgtttatgtACAGAGACTTGTATCTGTTTAAATGCCTCTTTGGTTTCTTCTGATCTGATGGCCACTTAATCCATCTCATTTCCTATCTTCACAGCAAAGAAAGTGTTGATCGTGTACGCTCATCAGAGCTCTGCTTCATTCAGTGCTGCAGCTAAAACTGCTGCTGTGGAGGTCTTGACTGCTCAGGGCTGCACAGTAGAGGTATCTGACCTGTATGACATGAATTTTAAAGCCACTGCTACTGCAGAGGACATCAAAGGTACATGACAAACCAACAGATTAACTAAGTCTCTTAATCTTACTATCAAGCCCTGATGAACCATTCACTGTTTCAGGAGATGTGAAGAATGCTGAAAACTTCAGTTATCTGGAGGAGACCAGACTGGCATTTGAGGAAGGGAAGCTGTCAGATGACATCACTAAGGAGCAATCTAAACTGACAGAGGCAGACCTTATTATCTTCCAGGTAATCTGGTTATCGGTCGTGTCTACCCAATGAAGTAAACCCCCGTATTGTACTAACTAGAACTTTTCTCTCCAGTTCCCCATGTACTGGTTCAGTGTTCCTGCAATCATGAAGGGCTGGATTGATCGTGTGCTCACAAGCGGCTTTGCTTTTTCAAAAGAGAAGCGTTACAGCCAGGGAGTGTTCAAGGTAAGACTTGAATGAGGTTTAAACTCTCTTTGGTATTCCTGTGCTGAACTCTACTCCTTGCAGGACAAGAAGGCCATGTTGTCCTTCACCACTGGGTCTCTTGAATCCATGTTCAGCTCAACTGGGATTAATGGAGACATGAACGTCACACTCTGGCCACTACAGGTACAAATGTGGAATGTTCTGGACTTCCTGCAGATCATCGCGTTACTAATCCTGCATGTTAATTTCTGTGCAGAATGGGATCCTGCACTACTGTGGCTTCCAGGTTGTGGCCCCTCAGGTCTTCTGGGCTCCTTCTTGTGCTACTCCTGAAGCCCGCAGCTGCATGCTGGAGGGCTGGCGCACACGGCTGCAAGGTCTCCTGGAGGAGAAGCCTCTTTCCTTCATTTCCTTGGACTGCTTTGATGACAAGGCTTTCCAGCTGAAGCCTGATGTGCACAAGGAGCATGACGGCAAGGAGTTTGGGCTGACGGTGGGCATCCACCTAGGCAAACCACTCCCACCCCACAGCCAGATGAAAGCAGGGTGCTGAAGACATTACTGATGTGTTTAAATAAAAGCTGGTTCACTCTGAATTTGTTTAGTCCCTGGACTTAAAACTTGCAGGACTATTGTCTCCAGTATAAATGAAAACCACAGTGCATTCTAGTTGTAGCTCGCATGAGGGCATAATGCTCATGCTTTCTCCACATGACTGCATTTAAGCTGTCTGGTAAAACTGGCACCTTAAGTTGAACAAGGCTGACCTGCTAAATTAATGAGCTTGCTGTAAAGTGGCACCACTTTGCTTTGGTCTTTGGGGAACTTCTTTCTACTGACTATGCCTCAAGTTTAAGAGCTTTACATTCAATGCGGCCTAAAACTAAAGTGCTCTCAACTCTGATACGTCTGCTTGCAAACAGGATCTGGCTCTGTAAAGAAACAAGTGGCTGAGCACTTTTCCCAGAGAAGCAGCTTTTGTTTGGGTATGGAGGAAATgagagaggggagggggggtgaggcACACTTAAGGAAGTGGCCTTGCTCTGCTGTCCAGACCGCAGCCTGTGACATGTAGGAACTCTGCATGTATACTTTCAGCAGAGGTTGCATAAGGTCAACTTGTGTTTTCAATCAAGTTGTCTCCATGATCACCTGTCTCTGCCCAGAATTTCCGCATAAAAAGTTCATCTGCATTTAATCACTGATCTGGAGCCATTTGATGGGAGATGGAGCACATTTTAGTGGTTTGGTTTTGCTGTTGGCTGCTGAAGGTGGTTTTGCACTGTAAACCTCATTCACCCACTCAGTCATACATTTCTTGGGCTGTACAGCAGTTCAAATGTCTATGTAGCACGTTTTTCTATCAACCATAATACGAAGTTCATCTCGTGCTTAAGGACACTAACATGTGGACTGCAGGGATCAAAGCGGCCCTCCGTCTGGCCGGCAGCTTTAACTCTTCTGATGCTAAGATGAAGTCTTTGTTAAAACCGTGCTTGCATCATTTGGTGTTCTTCATCTTTACCATCAAAACTATCTTTAATCACAtgaataaagcttttttttttataaatcattgtcctgcacaaaaataaaaacgccATAGTCTGAGTTTGTGCGTAAGGGTTGTGCCACGTGCTCCGATCTGGGTTTCATCCTGCTCTCCCATTGTCCATTCAAGTTTTCCCACCACGGCGACATGGAAGGACATTTATGGCTGGTTCAATGGAAGGAAGTGGGTACCGTCCCACACCAGGCTTGAGAAAGCGTCTCAGGAAAAGCAGCTCTGCGTAACCAAAAGCCCAAACACACATGTATGTAAAAAATGACAAGAGTTAAGATGAAACCTAAACTTCCCCTGGGCCAAACGCTTCATGTTATAAtcaaataaacatgtttttactaATATTATCCTGTGTTTATGATGAAAGACTACCATTATATCCACACATTCCAGAAAGCATAAAATACTCATGACGAATAAGAATGATTAATAGAGAAGGTGGTGTGGGCCGACGACTAATAAAAATCTAATGTGAACGCGAAAAAGACCGTCGCTGCACTAAATCTTGAGCCAGATTGCAACCAATCGTTCTCCGTTGACTTCTGGGCGCTTTGATTACGCCATAAATTGGTCGCTGTGTTTGTGCCAGATGTCACAGGGTTAACAACGAGCCAGTCATTAAACActgtgacccccccacccccaacaggcaggagaaaagaaagagaaggtaAAGTTCAggagaaatagaaaaaaaggggaaaaacgaGGCCACGGAAATGAGACAAATTATTCATATCATCCATCCGCTCCctctttaaaattaaaatgcagtcAGTTATACAGCATGCTAAGAAGTGGGagaaagtgaaagaaaaaaaaaagagcatgtATGCTCGAGGAACGTGAGGCCCAGCTCAAGGCGGCCGAATTAAGACTGGCGGCAGGAAAGGTTTGTAATGAGGAACTACCGGCGTCAACTTTTATGCCTTAACTTTCCAGCCGCCCCCTTTACCTTCGCATCACAGAGTGTCCATTGTGTGTTCCTCGTCATCACGGTGCTGAGGAATTCACTCTGACATCTGAGCGTGGTCTTCCCCCAGACTGCACGATTCCTGCAGGCAGCAGCTCTGAACAAACAAGTTTTTCTGGTGGCTCGGAGATGGAGGCTCTCAGTGCTGTCACCCAACTctgaggcaaggcaaggcaaggcaaggcaaggcaaggcaaggcaaggcaaggcaaggcaaggcaaggcaaggcaaggcaaggcaagtttatttgtatagcacaattcaacacaaggtaattcagagtgctttacatcaacattaaaagcagcaagacgcaattaaacagtaaataacaaataaaatgataagaaaataggtaaaataataaaaagcacaagttgttaaaaagtaagggcagtagagtacagcaggtacacatctatttatttttatttttatttaaaggtttagataacggggacaatgcacattaataacacatttaaacaaatataaaatgtgccggaattagccaaaaaggctatttttgcatccgctgtccctggactggtgtaaaaatagtcaacctaaaagaaagaattattagatacaatcaataaaacatgtCAGAATAAAAAGGCTATATCAGAATAGAGATTAATAGGTAaaaaactaagctaaaatacatacacacacacacacacacaggttaacataagctcaacaacagacaattgctacaaacgaagaaacaacatgaagcagcaacagtaacatcagcattaataacacaagacacagtaacacactaacaggccaaaaacaaacaagacaaaagcactaaacccagaataaaaagccatgcacaaaaagcaacattATAACTAGACAAACTAATAGGCAACATGACAGGTGACATCAGACAAACACCGACAGGCAGGGCAGCAAGCCAGGAAAATTATGCACTAAAATTCAATGTTGACAGCCTTGACCACTCATTACccacttttttaaataaaatttaaaagaagaatAATTTGATTGGTTTCTAATCTTAGTTGGTAGTAAGTTCCACTCACGAGCAGCCCTGATAGAAAATGCAGACTGGCTAAAAGCACTTTTCTCATTCTTAATATGGCAAGAAtgacgtttctatacggtcaaaacgtacaaagaccgggtcaaatacagtattacaaaagtaatctgtaacaatttgtacggtgaattaaaccaatttgacaattttatgCCACAAtgactgtttccaggtcttatttcaaacaactgacgagaattacgtttctatacggt
This DNA window, taken from Cololabis saira isolate AMF1-May2022 chromosome 6, fColSai1.1, whole genome shotgun sequence, encodes the following:
- the LOC133446416 gene encoding ribosyldihydronicotinamide dehydrogenase [quinone]-like; the protein is MAKKVLIVYAHQSSASFSAAAKTAAVEVLTAQGCTVEVSDLYDMNFKATATAEDIKGDVKNAENFSYLEETRLAFEEGKLSDDITKEQSKLTEADLIIFQFPMYWFSVPAIMKGWIDRVLTSGFAFSKEKRYSQGVFKDKKAMLSFTTGSLESMFSSTGINGDMNVTLWPLQNGILHYCGFQVVAPQVFWAPSCATPEARSCMLEGWRTRLQGLLEEKPLSFISLDCFDDKAFQLKPDVHKEHDGKEFGLTVGIHLGKPLPPHSQMKAGC